A part of Rhopalosiphum maidis isolate BTI-1 chromosome 3, ASM367621v3, whole genome shotgun sequence genomic DNA contains:
- the LOC113559856 gene encoding protein GVQW3-like isoform X1 → MSENTEQRVCIKFCHKLGKTATETYQMLLLAYGDETMSRARVFEWFKRFKEGRTTVESDEREGRPSTSRNEEMIQKIRTAIRVQTILTTDLDMRRVAAKFVPKLLSGEQKENRKQIATDLLECSESDDFFLKSIITGDETWVYGYDPETKVQSSQWKTPDSPRPKKLVKFGVK, encoded by the exons ATGAGCGAAAATACAGAACAACGAGTGTGCATTAAATTTTGCCATAAACTGGGAAAAACGGCTACTGAAACCTACCAAATGTTATTGTTAGCTTATGGAGATGAAACCATGTCCCGTGCTCGCGTTTTTGAATggtttaaacgatttaaagaGGGTAGAACAACTGTTGAAAGTGATGAACGTGAAGGACGCCCATCAACAAGCCGCAATGAGgaaatgatacaaaaaatacgaACAGCAATACGAG TTCAAACCATATTGACGACTGATTTAGACATGAGAAGAGTTGCAGCCAAATTTGTACCAAAACTGCTCTCAGGTGAGCAAAAAGAAAATCGAAAACAGATCGCCACTGATTTGCTAGAGTGTTCCGAatctgatgatttttttttaaaatcaattataactgGTGACGAGACTTGGGTATATGGCTACGATCCAGAAACAAAGGTACAATCTTCGCAGTGGAAGACACCTGATTCACCACGACCAAAAAAGCTCGTCAAGTTCGGAGTCAAGTGA
- the LOC113559856 gene encoding protein GVQW3-like isoform X2, with the protein MSENTEQRVCIKFCHKLGKTATETYQMLLLAYGDETMSRARVFEWFKRFKEGRTTVESDEREGRPSTSRNEEMIQKIRTAIRDMRRVAAKFVPKLLSGEQKENRKQIATDLLECSESDDFFLKSIITGDETWVYGYDPETKVQSSQWKTPDSPRPKKLVKFGVK; encoded by the exons ATGAGCGAAAATACAGAACAACGAGTGTGCATTAAATTTTGCCATAAACTGGGAAAAACGGCTACTGAAACCTACCAAATGTTATTGTTAGCTTATGGAGATGAAACCATGTCCCGTGCTCGCGTTTTTGAATggtttaaacgatttaaagaGGGTAGAACAACTGTTGAAAGTGATGAACGTGAAGGACGCCCATCAACAAGCCGCAATGAGgaaatgatacaaaaaatacgaACAGCAATACGAG ACATGAGAAGAGTTGCAGCCAAATTTGTACCAAAACTGCTCTCAGGTGAGCAAAAAGAAAATCGAAAACAGATCGCCACTGATTTGCTAGAGTGTTCCGAatctgatgatttttttttaaaatcaattataactgGTGACGAGACTTGGGTATATGGCTACGATCCAGAAACAAAGGTACAATCTTCGCAGTGGAAGACACCTGATTCACCACGACCAAAAAAGCTCGTCAAGTTCGGAGTCAAGTGA
- the LOC113559680 gene encoding uncharacterized protein PFB0145c-like, with product MYSNFIKKENTSEIIQANLLKYTFLAKRQELHKNVVPMKYRNNNKLATLLLENEQANLLTNLNIALTKSKMKQDKKNRKDINKLFTKKTQAYQNLRMFNEYIDILNEEIHLNKIKNAEKHESSKKHKSKMYNEPKINCDLNNVLFRYTHIYNSKVKEQKELKHTLNGLLQQLGKKKEKYDSIMYQLNKAAKLLKRIGENAIKSNKDREQAHRNLVAFQEASRMEKKQQELRMYLTEYKFKNDLESSEFLQRKHGVRHNSHIIYNSKKDIEQNKIQNKNDNDNEELIILMKHLVHMSGDTDLKMIVQNVIRINSNKESLFRYLMFLEQQCLELESSINRDQNIAIDRKILNDNRIRNNECIVKQYFETIQTNGRILTSAQELTDYMKTMYEELCDKIYTYICRPLKIKINEPLNEENILEYMTEIENKSFELLYKINCIENSCITGQTEDPMTSDGESTQNLIIKDYNGIEVKMHQILQMEEIHSTHDLADNGLNNSQTLTTCQEKQAGIVRMKSMLNI from the exons atgtattcaaatttcatcaaaaaagaaaacacAAGTGAAATAATTCAAGCCAATTTATTGAAGTATACATTTCTTGCAAAACGACaagaattacataaaaatgtagtgCCCATGAAATACCGTAAcaacaataa ACTAGCAACTTTACTACTAGAAAATGAACAGGCTAACCTTTTGACAAACTTAAACATTGCATTAACTAAGTCTAAAATGaaacaagataaaaaaaaccggaaagatattaataaactattcacTAAAAAAACACAAGCATACCAAAATCTTCGAATGTTCAATGAATACATAGATATTTTGAACGAAGAAATTCatcttaacaaaattaaaaatgcagaAAAACACGAAAgttcaaaaaaacataaatcgaAAATGTACAATGAACCGAAAATTAATTGTGACCTgaacaatgtattatttaga taTACCCATATATACAACAGTAAAGTTAAAGAACAAAAAGAGTTAAAGCATACATTAAATGGATTACTTCAACAACTggggaaaaaaaaagaaaaatatgattcGATAATGTATCAACTAAATAAAGCAGCTAAGCTTTTAAAACGTATTGgtgaaaatgcaataaaatctAACAAGGATAG AGAGCAAGCGCATAGAAATTTAGTAGCATTTCAAGAAGCCAGTAGGatggaaaaaaaacaacaagaaTTGAGAATGTATTTGAcagaatataaattcaaaaacgacCTCGAAAGTTCCGAATTTCTTCAAAGAAAAC atGGCGTACGCCATAATAgccatattatttacaatagtaaAAAAGATATTGagcaaaacaaaatacaaaataaaaacgataacgATAATGAAgaactcataatattaatgaaacatttgGTTCACATGAGTGGAGATactgatttaaaaatgattgtacaaaatgtaataagaatCAATTCTAATAAAGAGAGTTTATTTCgttatttaatgtttctaGAACAACAA tGTTTAGAATTGGAGAGTTCTATAAACCGTGATCAAAATATTGCTATTGataggaaaatattaaatgataatagaaTTAGAAATAACGAATGCATAGTAAAACAGTATTTTGAAACAATCCAAACAAATGGTCGAATTTTAACATCGGCACAAGAATTGACGGATTACATGAAAACAATGTACGAAGAGTTATGCGATAAGATCTACACGTATATATGTCgacctttaaaaattaaaataaatgagccATTAAacgaagaaaatattttggaatatatgacagaaatagaaaataaatcatttgaacttttatataaaataaactgcaTTGAAAACAGTTGTATAACGGGACAAACCGAAGATCCGATGACATCCGATGGAGAATCAACacaaaatctaattattaaagattataatGGCATAGAAGTAAAAATGCATCAAATTCTACAAATGGAAGAAATCCATTCAACACATGATTTGGCTGATAATGGTCTTAATAATTCACAGACGTTAACTACATGCCAAGA gaaGCAAGCTGGAATCGTACGAATGAAGTCAATGCTGAACATATAA
- the LOC113559679 gene encoding uncharacterized protein LOC113559679, which produces MDTNPNSDTHLKNTRELDNLSTEFGKLSLAGAQQSDTKMKSSDKIKLPTPHNLILHSMLKLTFTEKNETFDYIDKHLYYLNRNIYQSFLKLRVKVSLKTKYELEIHLEAFQTFVNNHGRFLVGCKQWCAVVDYVFIAWKHVDNIPINTILKLLCDTSQDDIVKNTQDLFFKYIYSTDFLE; this is translated from the exons ATGGACACCAATCCCAATTCAGACACCCATTTGAAGAATACACGTGAACTAGATAATTTATCAACAGAATTTGGCAAATTATCATTAGCTGGAGCTCAACaaa GTGATACTAAAATGAAGAGctctgataaaataaaattaccaacgccgcataatttgattttgcaTTCAATGCTTAAACTTACTTTCACGGAAAAAAATGAG acTTTTGATTACATCGACAAACatctgtattatttaaaccGTAATATTTACcagtcatttttaaaacttagagTAAAAGTGTCTCTAAAGACCAAATACGAGTTGGAAATTCATTTAGAAGCCTTTCAg ACATTTGTCAATAACCATGGTAGATTCTTGGTTGGATGCAAACAGTGGTGTGCTGTTGTGGACTATGTTTTTATAGCATGGAAACATGTTGAcaatataccaataaatacaat tttgaaatTACTATGTGACACCAGCCAAGATGACATTGTGAAGAATACACAAGATCTGTTtttcaagtatatttatagtactGATTTTctggaataa